A single Pristis pectinata isolate sPriPec2 chromosome 6, sPriPec2.1.pri, whole genome shotgun sequence DNA region contains:
- the LOC127571901 gene encoding extracellular calcium-sensing receptor-like: MIFAIQEINRDSTLLPSVKLGYRIYDTCATHTQSLRSALASMTGEIEEVSSQDCEGSVFIPVIVGDSGSTQSMIIQRTLGPFRVPMVSYFASCACLSHRDKFPAFFRTMPSDAYQAQGVAQLVHRFGWTWVGSVAGDDDYGRNGIQAFSDEVRRLGVCIAFTEVIPKVYSRQKILQITEVIKASTARVIVMFAIEGDAYPLIREIVKQNITGRQWIASEAWVTSALIAARENLLSLTGTIGFAIHRGEIPGLRNFLLEAHPFKTPNNLFVKELWETIFKCSLKTSGSIKGNNASDATHSQCTGSEDLNSTYNIYSDVSQLRVSYNVYKAVYAIAHALHNLNSCKSGTGPNNTCANIFNFKPWQLLHYLKEVRYTTRLGESIYFDENGDPLASYDIINWQRKADGSVKYVHVGRFDAALGLEHDLQIKQENIIWHGNQISVPQSVCTDSCPPGTRKTVPKGQPVCCSECLLCPDGEISNTTDSLNCIPCAPEDWPNPLRNECIPKHIEFLSFEDTMGITLTTVSLLGTASTVGVAGVVWYYRRSPIIRANNSELSFLLLFSLALCFLCSLTFIGQPSEWSCVLRHTLFGVSFVLCISCVLAKTLVVLMAFKATLPGNNLMKWFGTLQQILSVLLCTAIQVVTCLVWLLLAAPFPVKQTKYYKDKIIFECDLGSVTAFCCVLGYIGFLACISFVLAFLARKLPDNFNEAKLITFSMLIFCAVWLAFVPAYASSPGKYAVAVEIFAILASSFGLLICIFVPKCYIILLKPEQNTKKHLMGRTSQQKA, from the exons TCAATGACTGGAGAAATAGAAGAGGTGTCCAGCCAGGACTGTGAGGGATCTGTTTTCATTCCTGTGATCGTCGGTGACTCAGGTTCAACACAGTCCATGATCATACAGCGGACACTGGGTCCTTTCAGAGTTCCAATG GTCAGCTACTTTGCATCCTGTGCATGTCTGAGCCACAGGGACAAATTCCCAGCCTTTTTCAGGACCATGCCAAGCGACGCCTACCAGGCCCAAGGTGTGGCCCAACTGGTGCATCGGTTTGGTTGGACGTGGGTGGGATCAGTGGCTGGTGATGACGACTACGGCCGCAATGGCATTCAGGCATTCAGTGATGAAGTCAGAAGGTTGGGTGTTTGCATTGCTTTCACTGAAGTCATTCCAAAAGTGTACTCCAGGCAAAAGATCCTTCAAATCACAGAGGTGATCAAAGCATCGACTGCCAGGGTTATTGTCATGTTTGCCATCGAGGGAGATGCGTATCCTTTAATCAGAGAAATTGTGAAGCAAAATATCACTGGAAGACAATGGATAGCAAGCGAGGCCTGGGTCACCTCTGCGTTGATCGCAGCCAGAGAGAATCTCCTCTCCCTGACCGGGACAATAGGGTTCGCAATTCACAGAGGTGAGATCCCAGGCCTGAGGAATTTCCTTCTTGAAGCCCATCCATTCAAAACTCCGAACAATCTCTTTGTGAAGGAGTTGTGGGAGACGATATTTAAATGTTCTCTGAAGACGTCAGGTAGCATCAAAGGAAATAATGCATCAGATGCCACTCACAGCCAATGTACTGGCTCAGAGGACTTAAACAGTACGTACAATATATATTCAGATGTGTCTCAACTGAGGGTTTCTTACAATGTCTACAAGGCCGTATACGCAATAGCTCATGCCCTTCACAATTTGAACTCTTGCAAAAGTGGCACTGGACCAAATAATACCTGTGCAAATATCTTCAACTTCAAACCATGGCAG CTCCTCCATTACCTGAAGGAGGTGAGGTACACAACCAGGCTGGGCGAGAGCATTTACTTCGATGAGAATGGGGACCCACTTGCCTCGTATGATATCATCAACTGGCAGAGAAAGGCAGATGGGTCCGTAAAGTATGTTCATGTTGGCAGGTTTGATGCAGCTTTGGGCTTGGAGCATGACCTTCAGATAAAACAAGAAAATATCATTTGGCATGGCAACCAAATCTCG GTCCCACAGTCAGTGTGCACGGACAGCTGTCCTCCAGGTACAAGGAAAACAGTTCCAAAGGGACAACCGGTTTGCTGCTCGGAATGCTTGCTGTGTCCAGATGGAGAGATCAGTAACACCACAG ATTCTCTCAACTGTATTCCGTGCGCACCGGAAGATTGGCCCAACCCACTGAGGAATGAGTGCATCCCAAAACATATTGAGTTCCTCTCGTTTGAAGATACCATGGGGATCACCCTGACAACCGTGTCCCTGCTGGGAACGGCCAGCACGGTGGGTGTCGCAGGTGTGGTCTGGTACTACAGGAGAAGCCCCATCATCCGAGCCAACAACTCTGAGCTCAGCTTCCTGCTCCTCTTCTCGTTGGCGCTGTGTTTCCTATGCTCGCTGACCTTCATCGGGCAGCCCTCGGAATGGTCCTGTGTGCTGAGGCACACGCTGTTTGGAGTCAGTTTTGTCCTCTGCATCTCCTGCGTGCTGGCCAAGACCCTGGTGGTGCTGATGGCGTTTAAAGCAACTCTCCCTGGCAACAACCTGATGAAGTGGTTCGGGACCCTGCAGCAGATCCTCAGTGTCCTGCTCTGCACAGCCATCCAGGTAGTGACCTGCCTGGTGTGGCTGCTCCTGGCAGCCCCGTTCCCAGTGAAGCAGACCAAATACTACAAGGACAAGATTATTTTTGAGTGTGATTTAGGCTCGGTGACCGCGTTCTGCTGTGTACTGGGTTACATCGGTTTCCTGGCGTGCATCAGCTTTGTCCTTGCGTTTTTAGCTCGGAAGCTCCCCGACAACTTCAATGAGGCGAAGCTCATCACCTTCAGCATGCTGATCTTCTGTGCCGTGTGGCTGGCATTTGTCCCGGCCTACGCCAGTTCCCCCGGGAAGTACGCCGTGGCGGTCGAGATCTTTGCCATCTTGGCCTCAAGCTTTGGCCTGCTCATCTGCATATTTGTTCCCAAGTGTTACATCATCCTGTTAAAACCAGAGCAAAACACCAAGAAGCATCTTATGGGCAGAACAAGCCAACAAAAGGCTTAA